A single window of Psychrobacter raelei DNA harbors:
- a CDS encoding mechanosensitive ion channel family protein, protein MLLVSAWLWCLPAQALTEAEQQGTNSEASSVSAEPVESNQEIEQQPVDSDKPDIAETPGAVNVPTAGNITDKDTVIATKPDQVNDQDIKQRISGIYSEIEGLKALSVTVSQGVVSISGEVPNEKKAQQAISLANRVNDVVAVEDRISRTLDVQDNVTPVISSLNQQIRAFIQALPLLVVAILVFAAVVWFGSWLARRESLWQRITPNPFIAELLAQTVKVLFFVIALLLGLSLMGAEAIIGTLLGGAGVIGIAVGFAVKDTIENYIASLMLSIRQPFQARDLVSINGQQGIVVRLTSRATILMTSDGNQLRLPNSEVFKGTILNYTKNPERRFTFQLGVDANDDPLAAIKVGLEAVNSLDFVLDNPKAVCIITEVGDSNIMLEFQVWVDQTDTDIMKARSIAIREAKHALEDHGFSLPEPIYRLRFNQDVEHAIMQLHSALSGESAESTEYDNSFVANNPKLIEALSKQIAALNNQAKPDTVQKEQAKQRAKQILGDKAVKEIFDAKPDPKLMQKVEEEIQDHSGDKDLLDGNSPQE, encoded by the coding sequence ATGCTCCTTGTTAGTGCATGGCTATGGTGCTTGCCGGCGCAAGCGCTAACTGAAGCAGAGCAGCAAGGTACTAACAGTGAGGCCTCAAGCGTCAGTGCCGAGCCGGTGGAGAGTAATCAAGAGATTGAGCAGCAACCGGTGGACTCAGATAAGCCAGACATAGCTGAGACACCGGGTGCGGTCAATGTGCCTACCGCGGGCAATATAACCGACAAAGACACCGTGATTGCCACCAAGCCTGATCAGGTCAATGATCAAGATATCAAGCAGCGCATTAGCGGTATCTACTCTGAGATTGAAGGATTAAAAGCGCTTAGCGTTACGGTTAGCCAAGGTGTGGTCAGTATATCGGGTGAAGTGCCCAATGAAAAAAAGGCGCAGCAAGCCATTAGCTTAGCCAATAGGGTCAACGATGTGGTGGCCGTCGAGGACCGCATTAGTCGTACGCTGGATGTGCAAGACAATGTCACGCCGGTAATTAGTTCGCTAAACCAGCAAATCCGTGCTTTTATCCAGGCGTTACCGCTGCTGGTAGTGGCCATTTTAGTGTTTGCTGCGGTGGTCTGGTTTGGGTCTTGGCTGGCACGGCGTGAGTCGCTATGGCAGCGCATCACTCCCAATCCCTTTATTGCCGAACTGCTGGCACAAACGGTTAAGGTGCTGTTCTTTGTTATTGCGCTGTTGCTCGGCTTAAGCCTGATGGGGGCTGAGGCCATCATTGGCACCTTGCTCGGAGGTGCCGGTGTTATCGGTATTGCAGTGGGCTTTGCAGTAAAAGACACCATTGAGAACTATATTGCCTCTTTGATGCTCAGTATCCGTCAGCCCTTTCAGGCGCGAGATTTGGTCAGTATTAATGGTCAGCAAGGCATTGTGGTACGTCTGACCAGTCGGGCCACCATTTTGATGACCTCAGATGGCAATCAATTGCGGTTGCCAAATTCAGAGGTGTTTAAAGGTACTATCTTAAACTACACCAAAAACCCCGAGCGCCGCTTTACCTTTCAGTTGGGCGTCGATGCTAATGATGACCCCTTAGCAGCAATCAAGGTAGGCTTAGAGGCAGTTAACAGTCTGGATTTCGTCCTTGATAACCCAAAAGCTGTGTGCATTATTACTGAAGTCGGCGACTCCAATATCATGCTTGAATTTCAAGTATGGGTCGATCAAACCGATACCGATATCATGAAAGCTCGTAGTATCGCTATTCGTGAAGCCAAGCATGCTCTTGAGGACCATGGCTTTAGCTTACCTGAACCGATTTATCGGTTGCGCTTTAACCAAGATGTAGAGCATGCCATCATGCAATTGCATAGCGCCTTATCCGGTGAATCAGCAGAGTCTACTGAATATGACAACAGCTTTGTGGCAAATAACCCTAAGCTGATTGAAGCGCTGAGCAAACAAATAGCGGCACTCAATAATCAAGCCAAACCAGATACCGTACAAAAAGAGCAAGCCAAGCAGCGCGCCAAGCAGATACTGGGTGATAAGGCGGTCAAAGAGATCTTTGATGCCAAGCCTGATCCAAAATTGATGCAAAAAGTAGAAGAGGAAATCCAAGACCACAGCGGTGATAAAGACTTATTAGATGGTAATAGTCCGCAAGAGTAA
- a CDS encoding alpha-hydroxy-acid oxidizing protein: MTTSNKSAEALANKSLSRRQLIGAAGIGLSATALPLMSTQVFAAANDAKTPPAPYLASTAEKKLNVISLDRLEVEARAVIPRAGYEFVSGAAGEEWTLRENRRAFNDYRIAAKRLVGLSNNDINIKTRLLGLDLNSPIMVAPMGAHAMVHEKAEQDTSRGAGLAKTLYCSSGASNATLEEIASATTGPKWFQLYYNNDEAVTRQLLTRAKKAGYSAIILTADALGPGQPDNFKAMGSPFRPDKNFGNHDPKKGGFGNFFDQKTSLTTKDIKFIKSFTGLPVVVKGILRPDDADKFIRAGADAIQVSNHGGRQIDGVPASMTALPAIAKVVNNRVPIILDGGVRRGIDVVRALAMGADAVAVGRPVLYGLGLGGAQGVQSVLEFLEQDLKTAMLLSGAAKLSDLNPSYIDIVGENEKYDTYNG; encoded by the coding sequence ATGACAACTTCTAACAAATCAGCTGAAGCGTTGGCTAACAAATCACTTTCCAGACGTCAGCTAATCGGCGCTGCCGGTATTGGTCTAAGCGCCACTGCCCTACCGTTAATGAGCACTCAAGTGTTTGCGGCGGCGAATGATGCCAAGACGCCACCTGCGCCCTATCTTGCCAGCACCGCAGAAAAGAAATTAAACGTCATCAGTCTAGACCGCTTGGAAGTTGAAGCGCGTGCCGTCATTCCTAGAGCCGGCTATGAATTCGTATCAGGGGCAGCTGGTGAAGAATGGACCTTACGTGAAAACCGCCGTGCTTTTAACGACTATCGTATCGCAGCTAAGCGCTTGGTCGGTCTATCAAATAATGACATTAATATCAAAACCCGCCTATTGGGCTTAGATTTAAACTCACCCATCATGGTTGCGCCAATGGGTGCTCATGCTATGGTGCATGAAAAAGCTGAGCAAGATACCTCACGTGGTGCCGGCCTAGCCAAAACTTTATATTGCTCTTCTGGGGCCTCAAATGCCACGTTAGAAGAGATTGCAAGTGCCACAACTGGTCCAAAATGGTTCCAGTTGTACTACAACAATGATGAAGCTGTGACACGTCAGCTACTTACTCGTGCCAAAAAAGCAGGTTACTCAGCCATCATCTTGACTGCCGATGCCTTAGGCCCAGGTCAGCCTGATAACTTTAAAGCGATGGGCAGCCCATTCCGTCCTGACAAAAACTTCGGTAACCATGATCCGAAAAAAGGCGGCTTTGGTAACTTCTTTGATCAAAAAACCTCTTTAACCACCAAAGACATTAAGTTCATCAAGAGCTTCACCGGTCTACCTGTCGTTGTTAAAGGTATTTTACGCCCTGATGATGCGGATAAATTTATCCGTGCCGGCGCCGATGCCATCCAAGTATCCAACCATGGTGGTCGTCAAATCGATGGTGTACCTGCCAGTATGACTGCGCTACCGGCCATTGCTAAGGTTGTAAACAACCGTGTGCCTATCATTTTAGATGGTGGTGTACGCCGTGGTATTGATGTTGTACGTGCTTTGGCAATGGGTGCAGATGCTGTGGCCGTTGGTCGTCCAGTATTATATGGTCTAGGCTTAGGCGGCGCGCAAGGCGTTCAGTCAGTGCTTGAGTTCTTAGAGCAAGATTTAAAAACAGCCATGCTACTTAGTGGTGCGGCCAAACTGTCTGATTTAAACCCAAGCTACATTGATATCGTTGGTGAGAATGAGAAATACGACACTTATAATGGCTAA
- a CDS encoding MBL fold metallo-hydrolase: MSFLKKSMLALAGLTLSLAATAASDTGVAVDKSKIGARPVLPDFTVGMCDDAAPTLVHLKDNLYRHTNGKGLAVHSGIVMITDEGALVVDAGATCAAEWLNKEINERFKVPVKYVVVTHAHADHMAGTDVFQRAGATVVANQRALEPIIGEKLPYAVPDKVFDKDMSITLGGEKVELHHVAPSHSDSMTMVLFPRQKALQCTDVCQHKTMPYNDFLDFYYPGWIDTLDWVVAQDVDIIDIGHYTPATKADQVALRNYMVDLHQQVLDLTRRGQTWDQLYRNVKFSPEVQEWTNFSNMKTLNVLGMHRWVTNHRRGMW, encoded by the coding sequence ATGAGTTTTTTGAAAAAATCTATGTTGGCATTGGCAGGGTTAACCTTGTCATTGGCTGCAACAGCGGCCTCGGATACCGGAGTGGCGGTTGATAAGTCGAAGATTGGTGCACGTCCTGTGTTGCCTGACTTTACTGTAGGCATGTGTGATGATGCGGCACCTACTCTCGTGCATCTAAAAGACAACTTATATCGCCATACCAACGGCAAAGGTTTGGCCGTGCACAGTGGCATCGTTATGATTACCGATGAAGGTGCTTTGGTTGTTGATGCCGGCGCGACTTGTGCGGCTGAATGGTTAAATAAAGAGATTAATGAGCGCTTTAAAGTACCCGTCAAATATGTGGTAGTGACTCATGCTCATGCTGACCATATGGCTGGAACGGATGTGTTTCAAAGAGCAGGTGCAACAGTGGTCGCTAATCAGCGTGCACTTGAGCCAATTATTGGTGAAAAACTACCTTATGCCGTGCCAGATAAAGTCTTTGACAAGGACATGAGCATTACTTTGGGCGGCGAAAAAGTAGAGCTACATCACGTAGCGCCAAGCCACTCAGACAGCATGACCATGGTGTTATTCCCCCGTCAGAAAGCGCTACAATGTACCGACGTGTGTCAGCATAAGACCATGCCATACAATGACTTCTTAGACTTTTATTATCCAGGCTGGATTGATACTTTAGATTGGGTAGTGGCTCAAGATGTGGATATCATTGATATTGGTCACTACACCCCAGCCACTAAAGCGGATCAAGTGGCCTTACGCAACTATATGGTAGATTTGCATCAACAAGTACTCGACTTAACCCGTAGAGGCCAGACTTGGGATCAGTTATATCGTAACGTAAAATTTAGTCCTGAAGTACAAGAGTGGACTAACTTTAGTAACATGAAAACCCTAAATGTCCTAGGTATGCACCGCTGGGTAACGAACCATCGCCGTGGTATGTGGTAG
- a CDS encoding NADP-dependent oxidoreductase — MSSTYPQTQSAIIITEFGEADVLQYRSDMVVPSLDTGMVLVKIAYAGINPVDYKTRQGLGWGAQSIKDNQFAANQPAILGFDMAGEVVDSTVADFKPGDKVAALNFQGGCYAQYNTVDAQVLTKVPEAVDLKTAGALPCVGTTAKQMIDFADIKPGEHVVMSAPAGGVGHLTLQMLVNAIEEKGIKITLICSAEKYQKIGSFIDLSKLEGWIDYTKQEAFPELEADLLLDLVGGEAGKKALAVVKTGGRVVVLPSIWADELKKAGADKQLQVEGFIAKPNAQDLAAVLNQIAQGKLVLQIQDTYPLAKTADAHQALETGDSFGKIVLEM; from the coding sequence ATGTCTTCAACGTACCCACAGACACAATCGGCCATCATCATCACAGAATTTGGTGAGGCAGATGTTTTGCAGTATCGCTCAGATATGGTGGTGCCTAGTCTTGATACAGGTATGGTCTTAGTCAAGATTGCATACGCCGGCATTAACCCAGTCGACTATAAAACCCGTCAAGGTTTGGGCTGGGGCGCACAAAGTATCAAAGACAATCAGTTTGCTGCCAATCAGCCTGCGATATTGGGCTTTGATATGGCAGGCGAGGTGGTCGACAGTACCGTAGCGGACTTTAAGCCAGGAGATAAGGTGGCTGCCTTAAATTTCCAAGGCGGCTGCTATGCTCAATATAATACTGTGGACGCTCAAGTGTTGACAAAAGTGCCTGAAGCGGTCGATCTAAAGACAGCCGGTGCGCTGCCTTGCGTCGGCACCACTGCCAAGCAAATGATTGATTTTGCTGATATTAAACCAGGTGAGCATGTGGTTATGAGTGCACCTGCCGGCGGGGTGGGCCATCTCACCTTACAAATGCTGGTGAATGCCATCGAGGAAAAAGGTATTAAGATTACCCTTATTTGCTCGGCTGAGAAGTATCAAAAAATCGGTAGTTTCATTGACCTAAGCAAACTTGAAGGCTGGATCGACTACACCAAACAAGAAGCTTTTCCAGAGCTTGAGGCCGATTTATTATTAGACTTGGTGGGCGGTGAAGCGGGTAAAAAGGCATTAGCCGTGGTCAAGACCGGTGGCCGTGTGGTGGTATTGCCTTCGATTTGGGCCGATGAGCTAAAAAAAGCGGGGGCGGATAAACAGCTACAAGTAGAAGGCTTTATTGCTAAGCCCAATGCTCAAGACTTGGCCGCAGTCTTAAATCAGATTGCCCAAGGTAAGCTTGTGCTTCAGATCCAAGATACTTATCCATTGGCAAAAACTGCCGACGCACATCAGGCGCTAGAGACAGGGGACAGCTTTGGTAAGATTGTGCTGGAGATGTAG
- a CDS encoding alpha-ketoglutarate-dependent dioxygenase AlkB family protein — translation MSTLFAPAPTDNLLPYDGIVNDLGRLITDDKALYQQLLAELPWQSDKVTLFGKTHITTRQIVWMGDTPSASTQALSYTYSGHTRPIEPWHPAVFHVKHMIEQQLQPLKICTQFNSCLLNYYPSGEEGMGYHADDEPELGYQPIIASLSLGATRKFVFKHKKTQDKVELYLESGQLVVMRGDTQQYWKHSITKTKKVDTGRISLTFRHMLNHP, via the coding sequence ATGAGCACTTTATTTGCACCAGCCCCAACCGATAATCTGTTGCCCTATGACGGAATTGTCAATGATTTGGGGCGACTCATCACTGATGATAAAGCGCTGTATCAGCAGCTGCTTGCCGAGTTGCCTTGGCAGTCTGACAAAGTTACTTTGTTTGGCAAGACCCATATAACCACTCGGCAGATTGTGTGGATGGGAGATACCCCAAGCGCATCCACACAGGCCCTTAGCTATACTTACTCAGGACATACCCGCCCTATTGAGCCTTGGCATCCGGCTGTGTTTCACGTGAAACATATGATTGAACAGCAATTACAACCGCTAAAAATTTGCACTCAATTTAACAGTTGTCTGCTAAATTACTACCCTAGTGGCGAGGAGGGCATGGGCTATCATGCCGATGATGAGCCTGAGCTTGGGTATCAGCCAATTATCGCCTCACTGTCATTGGGTGCCACCCGTAAATTTGTGTTTAAGCATAAAAAAACTCAAGATAAAGTCGAGCTTTATCTTGAGTCAGGACAACTGGTCGTGATGCGTGGTGATACTCAGCAGTACTGGAAACACAGTATCACTAAGACTAAAAAGGTGGATACCGGGCGGATAAGCTTAACCTTCCGCCATATGCTTAACCATCCTTAA
- a CDS encoding alpha/beta hydrolase gives MKGLQVNDTAQFEHSIKLSGKQARYYDFAQLHTASDSTVSDIESSNNQPQPKPMAHFYGGNGFTVGVYQPLLSALSDQFHVTSLAMRGYWHDLPQDKVMTREQDADMLIEFLEQTQSGPVIGIGHSQGATATALAAAKRPDLFCAIYLIDPVTFTKAQSLLYSRIPRRVLLTRQPFKSTKVKQADWESVEAYYQHLRAQSPFRRISDENLRLFAANSLIEKPEGGFTLLFGPQYELASYFGTPYITPALKKLNQLNLPYHLILAKPTMFVSDDVRKSWQGIVPRDRITTLADYGHLVPMEAPEQCAKLIFKLQSR, from the coding sequence ATGAAAGGACTTCAGGTCAATGACACCGCCCAATTTGAGCATAGTATCAAGCTTTCGGGCAAACAGGCCCGCTACTATGACTTTGCTCAATTACATACTGCCTCTGACAGCACGGTGTCAGATATTGAGTCATCAAATAATCAGCCGCAGCCCAAACCTATGGCTCATTTTTATGGCGGTAATGGCTTTACAGTGGGTGTGTATCAGCCGTTACTCAGTGCACTAAGTGACCAGTTTCATGTGACCAGCTTGGCGATGCGTGGCTACTGGCATGACCTACCCCAAGATAAGGTGATGACTCGGGAGCAAGACGCTGACATGCTGATTGAATTCTTAGAGCAAACCCAAAGTGGCCCGGTCATCGGCATCGGTCATTCCCAAGGCGCTACGGCTACTGCACTGGCAGCAGCCAAACGCCCGGATTTGTTTTGTGCTATTTATTTAATTGACCCAGTGACCTTTACCAAAGCGCAATCGCTGTTGTATAGCCGTATACCCAGACGTGTGTTATTAACTCGTCAGCCCTTTAAAAGCACCAAAGTCAAACAAGCAGACTGGGAGAGCGTCGAGGCCTACTATCAACATCTGCGCGCTCAGTCACCTTTTCGCCGTATCAGTGATGAGAACTTGCGCCTGTTTGCTGCCAATAGCTTAATTGAAAAGCCTGAAGGCGGATTTACGCTATTGTTTGGCCCACAATATGAGCTGGCCAGCTACTTTGGCACGCCCTATATTACCCCTGCCCTAAAAAAACTTAATCAATTAAATCTGCCCTACCATCTGATTTTGGCCAAGCCCACCATGTTTGTCAGCGATGATGTCCGCAAAAGCTGGCAAGGCATTGTGCCCCGCGACCGGATAACCACCTTAGCAGACTATGGCCATTTAGTGCCGATGGAAGCACCAGAGCAGTGTGCCAAGCTTATTTTTAAGCTGCAGTCACGCTAG
- a CDS encoding ABC transporter ATP-binding protein, which yields MKKLFHYFETRLSAFPENKIPLPKEGLFKFLWACTYGLRGWLLLFMILTAGIGMYEAMLFAWIGNLVDWLGMYTPSSLWAEKSGPLKLMAVVLIISPFWVGFAALVHFQVIQGVFPMQMRWRFHKRMLGQSMQFYQNEFSGRVSAKVMQTALAVRDTVITVVDMMIYVLVYFVTSGIILFKLDSLLLIPFALWLVLFGFTLWYFLPKLKQTASIQADARALMTGRITDAYANIMTVKLFSHSQRELSYAKSAMKQFLATVHGQMRWVTALEFVNHLISVILIGSTAAIGLHLWQRGDVGVGAIAAATAMALRLNGLTHWIMWQMASLFESVGTVQDGIRTLSAPQSVVDKPGAPDMVVREGHIEFKNVDFGYEGSDLSIATEDSKPEASTKHKNYIKLLDNFNLDIKPGEKIGLVGRSGAGKSTLVNLLLRFYDVDGGHIIIDGQAIDAVTQESLRQQIGMVTQDTSLLHRTVRENIAYGRPTATDAEIIAACKQAQAWDFIQGLHDAKGNTGLDTQVGERGVKLSGGQRQRIAIARVMLKNAPILLLDEATSALDSEVEHAITESLNSMMMGKTVIAIAHRLSTIAALDRLVVMDKGCIIEQGSHEELLAKNGVYASLWQRQSGGFLGDDEDIAT from the coding sequence ATGAAAAAGCTCTTTCACTATTTTGAAACCCGTCTTTCAGCTTTCCCAGAGAACAAGATCCCGCTACCCAAAGAGGGACTGTTTAAGTTTTTGTGGGCCTGTACCTATGGTCTGCGTGGCTGGCTGCTGTTATTTATGATTCTCACCGCCGGTATCGGTATGTACGAGGCCATGCTGTTTGCGTGGATTGGCAATCTGGTCGACTGGCTTGGGATGTATACCCCCTCTAGTCTGTGGGCAGAAAAAAGCGGACCATTAAAGCTGATGGCTGTGGTGCTGATTATCAGTCCATTTTGGGTCGGCTTTGCCGCTTTGGTTCACTTCCAAGTTATCCAAGGCGTGTTCCCGATGCAGATGCGGTGGCGCTTTCATAAGCGTATGCTGGGTCAGTCAATGCAGTTTTACCAAAATGAATTCTCAGGACGCGTCTCTGCTAAAGTGATGCAGACAGCGCTTGCGGTGCGCGATACCGTGATAACTGTGGTGGATATGATGATTTATGTGCTGGTGTATTTCGTCACCAGTGGCATTATTTTATTCAAGCTCGATAGTCTACTGCTTATCCCCTTTGCGCTATGGTTGGTGTTGTTTGGGTTTACGCTTTGGTATTTTTTGCCCAAATTAAAGCAAACAGCCAGCATTCAGGCCGATGCACGCGCCCTGATGACTGGGCGCATTACCGATGCTTATGCCAACATTATGACTGTCAAGCTATTTAGCCACTCTCAGCGTGAGCTAAGTTATGCCAAATCAGCGATGAAGCAGTTTTTGGCCACAGTACATGGTCAGATGCGCTGGGTGACGGCGCTGGAATTTGTGAACCATCTCATTAGCGTCATCTTAATTGGCAGTACCGCCGCCATTGGTCTGCACTTATGGCAGCGCGGTGATGTGGGTGTGGGCGCTATTGCCGCAGCTACCGCTATGGCACTGCGCTTAAATGGCTTAACTCACTGGATTATGTGGCAAATGGCCAGCTTGTTTGAAAGCGTGGGTACGGTGCAAGATGGTATTCGCACGTTGTCTGCACCGCAAAGCGTGGTGGACAAGCCCGGTGCTCCGGATATGGTGGTCCGTGAGGGTCATATTGAGTTTAAAAACGTCGACTTCGGCTATGAAGGCAGCGACCTGAGTATCGCCACAGAAGACAGCAAGCCTGAAGCATCAACCAAGCACAAAAACTACATTAAGCTGCTCGATAACTTTAATCTGGATATCAAACCTGGTGAAAAGATTGGCTTAGTGGGGCGTTCAGGGGCGGGTAAATCGACCTTGGTTAATTTGCTACTGCGCTTTTATGATGTCGATGGCGGACATATTATTATTGATGGTCAAGCCATTGATGCGGTGACGCAAGAGAGTCTGCGCCAACAGATTGGTATGGTCACTCAAGACACCTCGCTTTTGCACCGTACAGTGCGTGAGAACATTGCTTATGGCCGCCCGACTGCCACAGACGCTGAGATTATCGCGGCATGTAAGCAGGCACAGGCTTGGGACTTCATCCAAGGCCTGCACGATGCCAAAGGCAATACCGGGCTTGATACACAGGTTGGTGAGCGTGGGGTTAAGCTATCAGGGGGGCAACGTCAGCGTATCGCTATTGCCCGAGTTATGCTAAAAAATGCGCCCATTTTATTGTTAGATGAGGCCACCAGTGCGCTCGATTCAGAAGTTGAGCACGCCATCACCGAAAGCTTAAACAGCATGATGATGGGCAAAACTGTGATCGCCATTGCCCACCGTCTATCGACCATTGCCGCGCTAGATCGCTTAGTGGTCATGGACAAAGGCTGCATTATTGAGCAAGGCAGTCACGAAGAGTTGTTGGCGAAAAACGGTGTTTATGCCAGTCTGTGGCAAAGACAAAGTGGCGGCTTCTTAGGCGATGATGAGGACATAGCGACGTAA
- a CDS encoding EamA/RhaT family transporter → MTYLVIAVLCSVAVSILLKVLRHQQVDIRQTIAAGYPVAFLLTFVLLKPDFSGIGQLGDAWGIILLLGILLPLVFVILGRAIESVGIIATDAAQRLSLIIPIVAAFVLFGETLTTQRTLGIALGFLALLALITRHPEPAVVGQSVYSSTPNTAPIKRPVGLWLLGVWLGYGVIDILFKQVAKQGAAFALTLFMAFGLSAVLLFMYLIAKKTVWDSKALIAGVLLGALNTGNIYAYVKAHQVLSDSPSVVFTGMNVGVIAVATLVGVFGFKESLSKLNIVGILLAMACVFVLFWA, encoded by the coding sequence ATGACATATCTGGTTATCGCTGTGCTATGCAGTGTGGCAGTTTCTATTTTGCTCAAAGTGCTTCGTCATCAACAAGTAGATATCCGCCAGACCATCGCGGCCGGTTATCCTGTGGCATTTTTGCTCACATTTGTATTACTCAAGCCAGACTTTTCAGGAATAGGGCAGCTTGGTGATGCGTGGGGTATTATTCTGCTGCTGGGCATATTACTGCCTTTGGTGTTTGTCATCTTAGGCCGAGCCATTGAGTCTGTTGGCATTATCGCTACTGACGCGGCGCAAAGACTGTCACTGATTATTCCTATTGTTGCCGCCTTTGTCTTATTTGGTGAAACCTTGACCACGCAGCGCACCTTGGGCATAGCGCTTGGGTTTTTGGCATTATTGGCGCTCATTACTCGTCATCCGGAGCCGGCGGTGGTTGGACAATCTGTCTACTCCTCAACACCCAATACGGCACCAATAAAAAGACCAGTTGGGCTATGGCTGCTGGGGGTGTGGCTGGGTTATGGGGTGATTGATATCTTATTTAAGCAAGTGGCCAAGCAAGGGGCTGCTTTTGCGTTGACCTTATTTATGGCCTTTGGTCTATCTGCTGTCTTGCTATTTATGTATCTGATTGCCAAAAAGACCGTGTGGGACAGCAAAGCCTTGATTGCAGGCGTGCTGCTTGGGGCATTAAATACGGGTAATATCTATGCTTATGTTAAAGCGCACCAAGTGCTGTCTGACTCGCCAAGTGTGGTGTTTACGGGTATGAACGTTGGGGTTATTGCTGTGGCCACTTTGGTTGGCGTATTTGGCTTTAAAGAGTCACTCAGTAAGCTTAATATTGTGGGTATCTTACTGGCCATGGCTTGCGTGTTTGTGCTGTTTTGGGCGTAG
- a CDS encoding D-2-hydroxyacid dehydrogenase: MKAVFLDRGTFLEGLALPKPQGIDEYQTFDETPQDDQLIIERCQGAQIIFTNKVKISAEVIAALPDLKLIQLTATGMNNVDADACKKQGVELYNVAGYAVKSVPEHTFMLMLAALRSGVHYHNKVIDGSWEASGNFSLMDVPLIDLEDTTLGIIGVGTIGKRVTEIAKAFGMTVLWAEHQGQAPRNDEYTDFDTVLETSDVISLHCPLTEKTAHLINADTLAKMSKKPLVVNVARGGIVDSKAMVEALEQGQVLGYATDVFEQEPTTQEDPLWQLGQKNHPRLIFSPHNAWASKAAQQKLWDILTKQVSEFITTHKHSVSS; this comes from the coding sequence ATGAAAGCGGTTTTTTTAGACAGAGGCACTTTTTTGGAAGGATTGGCGCTGCCAAAACCTCAAGGTATTGATGAGTATCAAACCTTTGATGAGACGCCCCAAGACGATCAGTTAATCATCGAGCGCTGCCAAGGGGCGCAGATTATCTTTACCAATAAGGTAAAAATTAGCGCTGAGGTTATCGCCGCTTTACCGGACCTAAAGCTCATTCAATTAACGGCCACTGGCATGAACAATGTGGATGCTGACGCCTGTAAAAAACAGGGTGTTGAGCTATACAATGTCGCCGGTTATGCCGTAAAAAGTGTGCCAGAACATACCTTTATGTTAATGTTGGCGGCACTGCGCTCCGGCGTCCATTATCACAACAAAGTCATCGATGGCAGCTGGGAGGCCTCAGGCAACTTCAGCCTGATGGATGTGCCATTAATTGACTTAGAGGATACCACCTTGGGCATTATCGGTGTCGGCACCATTGGCAAACGAGTCACCGAAATTGCCAAAGCCTTTGGCATGACTGTGCTTTGGGCCGAGCATCAAGGTCAAGCGCCGCGCAATGATGAGTATACCGACTTTGACACTGTGCTCGAGACCTCTGATGTGATTAGCCTGCACTGTCCATTGACCGAAAAAACAGCGCACCTCATTAACGCTGATACTTTGGCCAAAATGAGCAAAAAACCCTTGGTGGTGAACGTGGCACGCGGCGGAATTGTAGACTCAAAAGCCATGGTTGAAGCGCTAGAGCAAGGTCAAGTACTGGGCTACGCCACTGATGTGTTTGAACAAGAGCCGACCACTCAGGAGGATCCATTATGGCAATTGGGGCAAAAAAATCATCCACGCCTGATTTTTAGTCCGCACAATGCTTGGGCCAGTAAGGCTGCGCAGCAAAAGCTGTGGGATATTTTAACCAAACAGGTCAGTGAGTTTATTACCACACACAAACACTCAGTGTCATCCTAG